The Sandaracinus amylolyticus genomic interval CCGGGAACGATCGGATGGATCGATCGTCTGAGCCGGACGGAGGCGCGGTGGGCGACGAGCGGCGAGAAGGAGAAGAGGCGTCGGGCGAGCGGGACACGACGCCCGCGCGCCTCGCCGAAGACACCGTCTCCGCGCCGGACGGGGTCGACGGTCCGGCGCTTCCCGTCGCGATCGAGCGCGAGGTGCAGCGCATCCGCGCGCGCGTGCTGCGCTTTCTGGTGCTCGACGGTGCGCTCTCGGGCGTGGCGGCGGGAGTCGCGATCGGGGCCCCGGCGGCGCTGGTGCTCGACGTCGCGGGCTGGCCGGTCGCGCCGGCGCTCGGCGTCGCGGGCATCGCGGCGCTGACCGTGAGCGTGGTCGAGGTCCGGCGGCGCCTGCTCGACCGGGTGCGCGCCGCGATGGTGCTCGACCGGCTGCTCGACGCGAAGGATCGGTTCGCCAGCGCGGTGTCGTTCGCGAGCGCCGGTGAGCTGCCCGCGCTGCATCGGCTGCAGATCCGCGAGGCGGCGGAGTTCCTCGCCGAGCGCGGCCCGGTGCCCGATGCGCCGCGGCCGCGGCTCCGTTCGGCGCGCTGGATGGTCGCGGCCGTGACGGCAGTCGCGATCGCGGTTCCGCTGCGCGTGGCGTGGCCGTCGTTCGTCGCGTGGGCGCGCGAGGCGATCGGCGAGGACGAGACGCCGCGCAGCGCGGAGGAGATCGCGGACGCCGCCGAGGCGCTGCGTCGCGAGCTGGAGCGCGATCCGGCGCGCCGCGTCGATCAGGAGATCAACGAGCTCGAGCACGCGCTCGAGCGCGAGCGCGAGCGGGTGCAGCGGAGCCGCGCGGAGGCGCTGGAGCGCGCGGCCGAGGCGATCGAGCGCGCGATGGGCATCGCGCCGCAGGCCGACCCGCAGAGCACCGAGGGCGCGGGCGAAGCGGGCGAGAGCGAGAGCGCGCCGACGGTGGAGTCGGTCGAGGGCGCGCCGCCGGAGCTCGCGTCGGAGCGACTGCGCGAGGCGTGGGAAGAAGCGCAGCGCGCGCGCGACGCGTGGCGCGAGGCGGCGATGCGCCCGGGCACTCCGCCCGAAGAGGTCGCGCGGCTGCAGACCGAAGCGCAGCGCGCGCAGATGGAGGCGCTCCGCATGGCCGAGCAGGAGCGCGGCTGGCGCGAGGCGCAGGCGCAGCAAGAGGGCGGCGCGCCGGACGAGGGCGACGGTTCGCCGGACGAGAGCGAGAGCGCGAGGCCGGGCGACGAGGGGGAGCAGCTCGCGCGCGCGATCGATCGGCTCGACCGCGCGATCGGGTCCATGGATCGCACCGACCAGGACAGCGGCGTGCCGGGGCCCGAGGTCGGTCAGGGGCTCGAGCGCGCATCGGGCGAGATCGGCGAGCACACGCCCGAGACCGCGCAGGCGCTCGCGGATGCCGCCGCGGCGCGCGAGCGTGGCGACGCGCAGGCGATGGATCGCGCGCTCGAGCGTGCGCGAGAGTCGCTACGTCGCGAAGCGGGCCGTGAGACGCGCGAGCTCGCGGAAGCGCGCGAGCGGCTGTCGCGGTTGCACGACCAGATGGCGGAGCGAGCGGGCGAGAGCGCGCGCGAGCAACTGGCGCAAGCGGGCCAAGAGGGTCAATCGGGGCAAGAGGGCCAGTCTGGCTCGGAGGGTCAGTCCGGCGAATCCGGCGAAGCGGGGCAGTCTGGGGAATCCGGACAATCGGGCGAAGCGGGGCAGTCCGGGGAATCCGGGCAATCCGGGGAAACGGGGCAGTCGGGGGAAGCGGGGCAGTCTGGGGAATCCGGGCAGTCCGGGGAAGCGGGGCAGTCGGGGGAAGCGGGGCAGTCTGGGGAATCCGGGCAGTCCGGGGAAGCGGGGCAGTCCGGGGAATCCGGGCAATCGGGCCAGGCGGGCCGATCGGGTCAGTCGGGCCAATCGGGTCAGTCGGGCCAATCGGGTCAGTCGGGCCAATCGGGTCAGTCGGGCCAATCGGGCCAGGGCCAATCGGGTCAGTCGGGCCAAGCGGGTCAGTCGGGCCAAGCTGGGCAATCCGGTCAACAAGGCCAAGGTCAGGGCGAGGGTCAGGGACAAGGCCAAGGTCAGGGCGAGGGTCAGGGACAAGGCCAAGGTCAGGGCGAGGGTCAGGGACAAGGCCAAGGTCAGGGCGAGGGTCAGGGACAAGGCCAAGGTCAGGGCGAGGGTCAGGGGCAAGGGCAGGGTCAGGGGCAAGGCCAGGGTCAGGGCGAGGGTCAGGGGCAAGGCCAGGGTCAGGGCGAGGGTCAGGGGCAAGGCCAAGGTCAGGGCGAGGGCCAAGGTCAGGGCGAGGGCCAAGGTCAGGGCCAAGGCGGCGACGGCCAGGGCGGTGCGAGTCAGCCCACGCACGGCTGGGGCAGCGGCGCTGCGGGTGATCCCGGTCTCGCCGCGGCGCAGGCTGCAGGCGCTTCGTCCGAGGGCGTCCAGGTCGATCCCGGCACCGACCCCGCGCAGTCCGCCGAGCTCGGCGCGCAGCCCGATCCGATGGGCCTGCTCCCCGGCGCGTCGCGCCTCCCGGGACGCGGCGGCATGCGCATGGACGCGGTGACCGGCGGCGCCGCGGGCGAGGGCTCGGGCGTCGTCGGTGGCTCGAGCGGCGACGCGCCGCGCGTCGGCGGCGGCACGCGCGTGCCCGGCTCGCTGCGCGCGTACGTCCAACGGTATCTCCGCGCGCTCCAAGAGGGCGGCGGCGAGCAGGAGAGCGGTCCGCGCTGAGCGCGCGCGACCTGCGGAGGAGATCGATGTCCGAGGCGACCAAGCAGATCCACGTCCTCAACCCGTTCGAGCACGTGCGCGCGCTCTGTCAGCGCATCACGCGACAGGTCGCGGAGCGCGTGGTCGGACAGGAAGAGGCGGTCGAGTGCGTCACCGCGGGCCTCCTGCTCGGCGGGCACGTGCTGATGGAGGGCGTGCCCGGCGTCGGGAAGACGCTCCTCGCGCGCACGCTCGCCGACGTCGTGCACCTCAAGTTCCACCGCGTGCAGTTCACGCCGGACCTGATGCCCGCCGACGTGCTCGGCACGTACATGGTGCAGACCGGCCCCGATGGTCGCCCCGTCATGGCGCTCCAGCCGGGCCCGCTCTTCTCGAACATCGTGCTCGCCGACGAGATCAACCGCGCGTCGCCGAAGACGCAGAGCGCGCTCCTCGAGGCGATGCAGGAGCGCCAGGTCTCGCTCGGCTCGAGCACGCACGCGCTGCCCTCGCCGTTCTTCGTCGTCGCGACGCAGAACCCGATCGACAACGAGGGCACGTACCCGCTCCCCGAGGCGCAGCTCGACCGCTTCCTGATGAAGGTGATGGTCCGCTTCCCCACCGAGGACGAGGTCATGAACATCGTCGCGCGCACCGCGGGCGGCGCCGAAGCCGCGGTGCAGCGCGTCGCCGACGCCGAGACGATCCTCGCCGCCGGCAAGACGATCCGCACGATGCCGGTCGCCGATCACGTCGCGCGCTACGCGGTGCGCCTCGTGTTCGCGACGCACCCCGACCACAAGAGCGCGCCCGCGTGCAACCGGCGCTACGTGAAGGCGGGCGCGTCGCCGCGCGCCGCGCAGAGCGTGCTTGCGGTCGCGAAGTTCTTCGCGCTGCTCGACGGGCGCCTCAACGTCGCGATCGACGACGTGAAGCGCGCCGCGTACCCGTGCCTGCGCCACCGCATCCTCCTCAACTTCGACGCGATCGCGGACGAGGCGACGACGGACTCGCTCATCCACCAGACGCTGATCGAGCTCGATCGCACGAAGGACGACGGCGGCGCGGCGAAGGCGCCCGCGAAGAAGAAGTGAATTGAAGCTCCTCGATCACGCGGCGCGACGACTGCTCGATCGCCTCCAGCTCGCGGTGCGTCCGGGATCCACCGCGACGCGGCAGGGCGGGCACAAGTCGCCCGTGCTCGCGAGCGGCGTGGAGTTCGCCGATCACCGCCAGTACGTGCCGGGCGACGACGTGCGGCACATCGACTGGAAGGCGTTCGCGCGCCACGGGCAGCTCACGATCCGCCAGTTCGAGGAAGAGCGCGACGCACGCGTCTACGTGATGCTCGATCTCTCGGGCTCGATGTCGCGCGGCGCGCCGGTCGCGAAGCTCGACATGGCCAAGCGCCTCGCCGCGTCGTTCGCGTACGTCGGGATGAGGCAGTTCGATCGCGCGCTGGTCATGCCGTTCGGCGACGACCTCGAGCGCGAGACGCGCCCGCTGCGCACCGCCGCCGATCTGCCCGAGGTCGATCGGTTCCTCACCGAGTGCGGCGCGGGCGGGCCCACGTCGTTCGCGCAGGCGGTGCGCTCGCTCGCCGAGCGCTTCCCGCAGCGCGGGCTCGTCGTCGTGATCACCGACCTGATGAAGCCGGAGGGATGGGACGCGGGGTTCCGCACCATCGGTGCGCTCGGCCACGAGCTGCGCGTCGTGCACGTGCGCTGCCCCGAAGATCTCGCGCCGGACTTCCAGGGCGAGCTCGAGCTCTTCGACGTCGAAGATCAGCGCACGGTGCGGCTGCGCGTCTCGCGCGATCTGCTCGACGCGTATCGCAAGGAGATCGAGAAGCACGTCACGTCGTGTCGCGACTCGGCGCGCCGCGCGGGCGGGCGCTTCGTCGACGTGCCGATCGAGATGCCGCTCGAGACGGCGCTGCGCCGCGCGTTCGCGGGCGGCGACGCGAAGGTCGCTGGCGGTGCGGGAGGCAAGCGTTGAGCTTCGCGGCGTTCCCGCTCTGGGCGGTGCTCGCGATGGCCGGCGCGGCCGCGGTCGCGATCGTCGCGGTGTACCTGCTGCGCCGCACGCCGCGCCCGCAGGTCGTCTCGAACGTCGAGTTCTGGATGCGCGCGATGCAGAGCGCGAAGCCGAAGCTCCTCGCGAGCTGGCGCATCCCGCTGATCGCGATGTTGATCTCGCTGCTCGCCGCGCTCGCGATGGTCGCGCTGATCGGCGATCCGCGCTTCGGCTCGGGGGTGCGCGGCACGACGGTGGTGGTGCTCGACGCGGGGCGCACGATGGACGCGGTCGGCGTCGACGGAGAGCGACGCCTCGATCGCGCGCTGCTCGAGCTGCGCCGCTGGGTCGAGCGCACGACGATCACCGGTGAGGTCGCGGTCGTGCGCGCCGGCATGCGCCCCAGCGTGCTCCTGCCGATCACCGACGACGCCGCCGACCTTCAGCGCGCGCTCACCGGTCTCGCGCTCGACGATGGACCGAGTGATCTCCCCGCCGCGATCGCGCTCGCCGACACGATCCTCGCCGAGCACGGCGCGCTCGAGGCGGGCGTCGGGCAGATCCTCGTGGTCGCTGACGAAGCGGTCGAGGTCGCGACGCGCGCGCCGACGGTCGTGCTGCCGGTCGGCACCGCGGCGCACACCGTCGCGATCACGTCGTTCTCGGCGCGTCGAGTGCCCGAGGCGGTCGGCGAGTACGCGGTGCGCTGCGAGATGAGCGCGTTCACCGCAGGCCGCGCGCGAGCGCGCGTCGTGATCCGCGACGGCGACGTGACGATCCTCGACGAGCGCGTCGAGATCGCGCCGCACACCTCCGAGGTGCTCGAGGCGGGCGGGTTCTCGAGCGCGCGCGCCGAGCTCGTCGCGGAGCTCACCGACATCGAGCTCGCGAGCGGCGAAGACGGCTTCGAAGGCGACGATCGCGCGTATGCGGTCGTCGATGCGCTCGAGGCGACGCGCGTGCTGCTCGTGAGCGACGGCGATCGTTACCTCGAAGCCGCGCTCGCCGCGCACCCCGGGCTCGACGTCGACGTGATGGCGCCCGCCGCGATCGCGGGCACGAGCACCGCCGATCTCGCGCGCTACCACGCGCTGGTGCTCGACGGAGCGACGCTCCCGTCGGGCGTCGCGCACGGCGCGCAGCTGATCTTCGCCCCGCCCGCGCGCGGCGCCATCGCCGTGGGCGACACGCTCTCGCGTCCGCGCATCACCGCGACGCTCGCGACCCACGCCGCGCTCGACGGGCTCCGCCTCGACGCCACGCGCGTGACCCGCGCGACCGCGCTCGTCGCCGAGCCCAGCGATCAAGTGCTGGTGCGCAGCGGCGGTCACGCGCTCGGGATCGCGCGACAGCTGCCGCGCGGTCGCGTCGTCGTGTTCGGCTTCGGCACCGCGGACACCGATCTCGTGCGCGACGAGGCGTTCCCGCTGCTCGTGCACTCGTCGCTGCGCTGGGTCGCCGATCGCGCCGAGGCCACGCCGCTCGCGCGTCGGGTCGGCGGCCCGCTCGTCGCGGACAGCGGGCACGCGGTGCGTGATCCCGAAGGCGAGACGATCACCAGCGGTGTGGTGCCCGAGGTCGCGCGCGCCGGGATCTGGCACGTCGGCGATCGCGCGGTCGCGTTCTCGTCGGTCGATCACGCGTCGTCGCTCGGCGCGGGCGCGACGGGCGGGCGCTTCGCGGCGCGCAGCACCTGGCCTCCGCTCGCGCTCATGATCGCGGGCGCGCTCGTCGCGCTCTTGCTGCTCGAGTGGGCGCTCTTGCATCGCGGGAGGCTCGAGTGAGCATCACCGTCGGCTGGCCGATCGCGCTGTGGGGCCTCGTCGCGGTCCCGCTGCTGCTCGTGCTCACGCTGCGCAGCAAGTTCGCGCTCTCGCGAGGGCGTCGCTGGACCGCGGCGATCCTGCGCGCGCTGGTGGTCGCGCTCGTCGTGCTCTCGGTCGCCGACGTGCGCATCGCGTGGCCCACCGAGGACCTCGCGCTCGCGACCGTGATCGACGGTTCGCCCGCGATCGCGCCCGAAGAGCGCGCCGCGCTCGAGAGCGAGCTCGGCCGCATGCACGCCGCGCATCCCGAGGTGAGCGCGCGCATCGTCGGCGCATCGCAGCCGTCGCCCAACCGGCAACGAGGCGCGCGCGAGGACGTCGCGACGCGGCTCTCCGCCGCGGTCGCGACGATGCCGCGCGATCGTGTTCGACGCGTGCTACTCGCGACCGATGGACGTGATCCCGCGGGCGATCTCCCTGCCGCGATCGACGCCGCGCGTCGGGCCGGCGTCGAGGTGTCCGTGCTCCCGATGGGCGTCTCGCCGCCGATCGACGGAGTCGCGATCGCGTCCGTCGAGACCCCGCGCTTGGTGCGCGCCGCCGAGACCCTCGACGTGGGCGCGACGATCGTCGCGTCGATGTCGCGCCACGTTCGCTTCGAGGCGCTCGTCGACGGACGCAGCGTCGCGACGACCGAGCTCGACGTGCCCGAGGGCACCTCGGAGCGCCGCATCGCCGTCGAGTTCCCCGATCAGCCGGGCATGCACGAGCTCGAGCTCGTGCTTCATGCCGGCGACGGCATTGCGCTGAACGATCGCTGGCGCTCGCTCGTCGAGGTGCTGCCCAAGCCGCGCGTTCGCATCCATCACGACGTCGATCGCCCCGAGCCCGCCCTCGCGCGCGTGCTGCGCGAGTCGGGCATGGACGTCGACGTCGTCGGCCCGCAGGCCGCGTTCACGCGTCTGTCCGACTACGACCGCTATTCGCTAGTGATCGCCGACGAGATGGAGCTCGGCGACTTCTCCGAGGAACAACAGCGCACGCTGCGTCGCTGGGTGGAAGAGCAGGGCGGTGGGCTCATCACCGTCACCGGCGCGAACGCGGTGCGCCGCACGCCGCGCGTGCTCCGCGAGATCGAGCCCATCGAGCCGCCGCCCGCGCTCCCCGAGCCGCGCCCGCTCGAGCTCGTGATCGTGATCGATCGCAGCTCGAGCATGAGCGGTCACGCGATGGAGTCGGCGCGCCGCGCCGGCGTCGCCGCGGTGCGCGCCCTGCGCGCCGACGCGATGGTCGGCGCGGTCGCGTTCTCGGGTGCCGCCGATCGTGTGCAGGCGCCCGTCCCGATGTCGCAGGCCGACACCGTGGTCGGCTTCATCCAGGGCCTGAACGCCGAGGGCGGTACCAACATCGCCGCCGCGGTCCAGGCCGCGAACCGGATCATGTCGAACGATCCGCGGTACATCCATCACGTGATCCTCGTCAGCGACGGCGAGAGCGAGCCGCAGTCGGCGATCGCCGCCGCGATCGCGCTCGCAGGGCGCGGCGTGTCGATCTCGACGATCACCATCGGGCCCTACTCGCAGCTGCTCGCGGAGATCGCGCGCATCGGGCGCGGCCGCTACCACACGACGAGCGCCGCGGGCCTCACCTCGCTCGTCGTGAGCGAGGCGATGTACCGCCAGCCGCCCGCGCACCGGCAGAGCTCGTTCCGGGCGCGCGAGCAGACGCACCTCGCGATGCTCGACGGCGTCTCGTTCGAGAGCGCGCCCGCGCTGAACGGCCACGCGCTCTCCGCGCCGAAGACCGGCGCGACCGTCGCGCTCACCGCGACCGAGGGCATGCCGCTGCTCGCGCACTGGCACCGCGGGCTCGGCCAGGTCGCGACGTTCACCAGCGCGACGAGCGGCAGCTGGGCCGATTCGTTCCGCGCGTGGCCGGGCTTCCGCACGTTCTGGTCGTCGCTCGCGCGCGGCATGCTGCGCACCCGCACCGTCGAGCCCCCGCGCGTGATCGTCGAGCGCGATCCGCTCCGCGCCGACGTACGGCATGTCACCGTCGTGTCCCCGTTTCCCGTGCTCGAGCCCGCGCCGATCGTGCGGATGTTCCGCGCGCGCGGTCCGGGCCAGACGCTCGAGCTCGCGCCGCGTGGTCCCGGCGTGTGGCAGAGCGAGGTGCCGCTCGCGATCGGCGAGCAGTTCCTCGTCGACGCGCGCCTTCCGATCGATCCCGAGCCCACCGCGGCGGCCGGTGACGAAGCGCCGTACCCCGAGTCGCTGCGCGCGTTCGGTCCCGATCGCGCCGCGCTCGATCGCCTCGCGACGATCGGCGGAGGACGCGTCGTCGACGCGCCGCTCGCGGTGCTCGAGGCGCCCGGCGAGGCGGAGGTGATGCGCCCGCTGCGCACCGCGATCCTCGCGCTCGCGCTCGTGCTCTACGTGCTCTCGTTGCTCCTCCTGCGCCTGCCCGATCGCCGCCTCGCGAGCGGGCTCTCGGTGGAGCGTCCTTCGCGCATCCCGGTGCCGGCGCGTGGTCGTCCCTCGCTGACCGACTCGCCCGCGCCCCGCCAGAACGACAAGGAGGCCGCGTGACGCGCCCGCGCATTCTTCTCTGCATCACCGCGCTGCTCGTCGCGTGCGGTGGGCCCGGTGAGCCCCGCTTCGCCGAGGTCACGATCTCGAGCGCCGCGCCGAGCGCGACGCTCTCGGGCAGCACGCGCGCCGTCGCGCCCGCGATCGAGCTGAGCCCCGGATGCCCCGGCTATCTCGACCCCGCTGCGCCCGAGCACGTCGTGCACCTCGACGACGCGACCGCGATCACGATCACCGCGCGCTCGAGCCGCGGCCCGCTCGCGCTCGCGGTCTCGGGCGGCGGCGAGGTGCGCTGCGACAGCGATGGAGGCGCCGGCCACGCGCCGCACGTCACCGTCGATCAAGCCGGGGACTACGCGGTGCACGTCGCGTCGCTGCAGCAGGCGGAAGACCTGCAGTACGAGCTCGTGATCGCGCCCGCGGGCAGCGACCCCGCGAGCGCGCCGCCCGCGCCCGGCAGCGAGCGTCAGGCGGTCAGCGTGACGGTCACCAGCGATCCTCCCGGCGCGACGGTGCGCACGACCGAGGGCGAGGTGCTCGGCACCACGCCCGCGATGTTCGTCCTCCACGTGAGCGCGAGCGAGATCGGCAGCGAGCGCCGCTTCGTGCTCGACATGCCCGGTCGTCCGAGCACCGAGGTCAGCGGGCGCCTGATCGGCGGCGCGGTGGTGATGCACGCGACGTTGCCCGGCGGGCCCGCGCCGCAGATCGCGAGCCTCGGCGGGATCGCGTCCGCCGGCGCGACGCTGCAGGGCGACGAGCTCGTCGCGACCGCGTCGAGCGCGCAGCCGATCCGCGACTACCAGGTCGCGCGTCAGGCCGTCGACGTGAGCGCGGAGTGCACGGTTGCGCGCGCCACCGTGGACGTCGACATCCGCCACTCGTTCATCGGCGATCTGCGCGTCGTGCTCCGCGCGCCGAGCGGCACCGAGGTCACGCTGCACGACCACGGCGGCGCGGGCCGCGCGAACCTGGTGACGAGCTACGACTGGAACGCCCGCCGCGGCGCGCTGCAGCGCCTCGCGGGACAGAGCGCGCGCGGTCGCTGGACGATGGCGGTGCACGACGACGCGGGCGCCGACACCGGCACGTTCCGCTCGTTCACGCTGCGCCTCGCGTGCGTCGAGTCGGGCGCGTCGATCGGCGACCTCGGTCTCACCGGCACCGGTGGCTCGGGCGGTCGCGGTGACGGAACGATCGGCTTCGGCACGCAGACCCCGCCGCCTCCTCCGACGCGCCCGCAGGTGCGACGCGCGCGGCCGCGCGTCGCGACGCCTCCGCCGACCCAGGCCCCGGTGCTCGATCCGTGGCGTCGTCCTCCTCCGCCGCAGCCTCCGCCTCCCCCTCAGCCGTGGCAGCAGACGCCGCCGCCGGGCTCGCGCAGCAACGGCGGCGCGGGAGGCCGCGTGATCGTCGCACCGATGGGATGACGCTCACGGAATATGTCGTGGACGAGCCTCCTCCGTGATCGCGGGTCTGATAACGTCCGCGGCGGATGACTCGCGCAACACTGTTCCTCGCGGTGACCCTCGCTCTCCTCGCCGGGTGTGACGGCGAGACGACCTCGAGCGACGACGCAGGAGGTCACGCTCTCCCGGACGCCGCGCCGGTGATCGATGCCGCCACGCCCGACGCGGCCGCGCCCGACGCCGGCCTCGCCGATGCCGGCGGCGATCCGCCCGCCGATGCGGGCCAGGACGGCGGATCCGACGCGTACGTCCCGCCGGTCGACTCCGACTGCGACGGGCTCGTCGACGGTCCGAGCCGCGAGGGCTGGCTGGGCGAGGACCTCGATGACGACGGCGAGCTCGACGAGGGCGAGACCGATCCCGACCTCTTCGACACCGACGGTGACGGGCTCTCGGACGGAGTCGAGCGCGGCGTCGTCACGCCGTTCGCGACGTGCGCCGACGTCTTCGTGCCCGACGAGGACCCGACGACCACCACCGATCCGGCGCGCGCCGACACCGACGCGGACGGCATCGAGGACGGCGTGGAGGACGAGGACCGCGACGGACAGCGCGACGAGGGCGAGACCGATCCCGGCGACGGAACCTCGCCGCCCGCGCCGATCAGCGCGGTCTGCACCGCGACGGGCCGCACCGAGGTCGCGCTCACGACCGTCGCACCGGCGGACCTCGCGCTCGTCCTGCCGCGCGCGTCGACGAGCGTCGAGGTCGTCTCGGCGGGCACGGCGATCGGCGCGCTCGGCCACGACGTGACGACGTCGGTCGCGTTCGTCGCGCTGCGCGTCACGCCGGCCGACGGACTCGTCGGACCGCTCGGTCTCGAGGAGTCGCTCCGCCCCGCGCTCGCGACCGCGGGCGCGCTGAGCGAGCGCGAGGCGATCTCCACGACGACCTGGGACGGCGCGCCTGCCGTCGTCGCGTCCTACACGCAGGCGAGCACGCTCGACGCCGACGACCACGCGAACGCGCTCGCCGGCGCGCTCGCGCCCGAGAGCACCGGACGCCTGCCCGCCGCGACCGGCCCGACCGGCGCGATGCAGCTGCGCGCGCTCTACGTGCTCCGCAGCGCGACCGAGGCCGTCGTGCTCCTCTCGGTCGCGCAGCGCGCGAGCGCGAGCGGCCCGGCCGCCGAGAGCGCGACCGCGTTCGTCGCGCACGACTTCGTCGCGGGCGCGGCGCTCGGCACCGCGGGCGACGCGCTCGCGCCGACGTGCCGCCTGCTGACGCCGCTCGCCACGCCGCAGGTCGACGTGCTCTTGGTCGTCGACGACAGCGGCTCGATGCAAGCGTCGCAGCTCGCGCTCGCCGAAGCCGCGCACGCGATGGCGCTCGCGTTCGAGAGCGCGCAGCTCGACTGGCGCATGGGCCTCGTCACCTCGAGCTACATCGCGACCGCGGCGCCGAACGCGCTGCGCTTCCGTCGCTTCTCGCGCAACGCGAACCTCGTGCGCGGGTGGCTCACCGAGAACAGCACGTGCGTCGCGGGCACGTGCTCGCAGGTCCCCATCACGCCCGAGCCCGCGACGTGCCCGGGCGATCCCTCCCAGGGCGCGAACGGCGGCTGCTGGATCGGGCTCACGGGCGCGGGGACCGAGGCGGTCCTGGGCTCGGCGCGCGCCGCGATCGCCGCGATCGCGCCCGGCACCGCGCCGGGCGACGACGAGTCCCCGGTGCGAGCCCGCCAGGGCGCACGGCTCGTCGTCATCCTCGTCGGCGACGCCGACGATCAGACGACCGGTGACACGACGACCAGCGCGAATTGCGGCCCCGGCGGCAGCGTCGACGCGGCGGGCACCGCGTGCGTGGCGGTCGCCGACTTCGTGAGCTTCTTCGGCGAGGCCGGCAGCGCCACGCTGCCCACCAACCCCACCGGCGCGCCGATCCCGGTGCACGGCATCGTCTGCCCGTCGGGCGCCGCGTGCGGCTGCACCTCCGGCTCCTGCGATCTCGCGAACTCGGGGCGCGAGTTCAATCCCCAGCCGATCGGCGGCGTGCCCCAGCAGCGGCACGCCGCGGTCGTCGCCGCGACCGGTGGCGTGCTCGGCTCGATCCGCGACGTCGCCGCGGTTCGACGCGCGATGGACGCCATCACCCGCGACACGATCGCGCGCACCGGTCATGCGCTCGACGCGCCGCTCGTCGCGGCGTCGCTCCGCGTCGCGCTCAGCGCGGTGCGCGATCCCGCCGCGTGCGACGCCGCCGACCTGCCGCGCAGCACGGTCGACGGCTATCGCTACGATCCGCAGCGTCGCTCGCTCGCGTTCTACGGCGCGTGTCGCCCGGCGACCGAGAGCGAGACCGCCGCGGTCTCGTTCCAGCGCTGGGCGCACTGACCGATCAGCTCTCCTCGTCGCCCTCGCCCGCCTGCGTCGGGTGCAGGCCGTGCTTCTTCGCGAGGCGATAGAGGTACTTGCGATCCATGTCCGCGGCGCGCGCCGCCGCGGAGATGTTGAACGAGTGGCGATCGAGCAACCAACCCACGTACGCGCGCTCGAACTTCGCTTCCCAGTCCGAGCGCGTGTCGC includes:
- a CDS encoding DUF58 domain-containing protein, whose amino-acid sequence is MKLLDHAARRLLDRLQLAVRPGSTATRQGGHKSPVLASGVEFADHRQYVPGDDVRHIDWKAFARHGQLTIRQFEEERDARVYVMLDLSGSMSRGAPVAKLDMAKRLAASFAYVGMRQFDRALVMPFGDDLERETRPLRTAADLPEVDRFLTECGAGGPTSFAQAVRSLAERFPQRGLVVVITDLMKPEGWDAGFRTIGALGHELRVVHVRCPEDLAPDFQGELELFDVEDQRTVRLRVSRDLLDAYRKEIEKHVTSCRDSARRAGGRFVDVPIEMPLETALRRAFAGGDAKVAGGAGGKR
- a CDS encoding vWA domain-containing protein; translated protein: MSFAAFPLWAVLAMAGAAAVAIVAVYLLRRTPRPQVVSNVEFWMRAMQSAKPKLLASWRIPLIAMLISLLAALAMVALIGDPRFGSGVRGTTVVVLDAGRTMDAVGVDGERRLDRALLELRRWVERTTITGEVAVVRAGMRPSVLLPITDDAADLQRALTGLALDDGPSDLPAAIALADTILAEHGALEAGVGQILVVADEAVEVATRAPTVVLPVGTAAHTVAITSFSARRVPEAVGEYAVRCEMSAFTAGRARARVVIRDGDVTILDERVEIAPHTSEVLEAGGFSSARAELVAELTDIELASGEDGFEGDDRAYAVVDALEATRVLLVSDGDRYLEAALAAHPGLDVDVMAPAAIAGTSTADLARYHALVLDGATLPSGVAHGAQLIFAPPARGAIAVGDTLSRPRITATLATHAALDGLRLDATRVTRATALVAEPSDQVLVRSGGHALGIARQLPRGRVVVFGFGTADTDLVRDEAFPLLVHSSLRWVADRAEATPLARRVGGPLVADSGHAVRDPEGETITSGVVPEVARAGIWHVGDRAVAFSSVDHASSLGAGATGGRFAARSTWPPLALMIAGALVALLLLEWALLHRGRLE
- a CDS encoding collagen-like protein; protein product: MDRSSEPDGGAVGDERREGEEASGERDTTPARLAEDTVSAPDGVDGPALPVAIEREVQRIRARVLRFLVLDGALSGVAAGVAIGAPAALVLDVAGWPVAPALGVAGIAALTVSVVEVRRRLLDRVRAAMVLDRLLDAKDRFASAVSFASAGELPALHRLQIREAAEFLAERGPVPDAPRPRLRSARWMVAAVTAVAIAVPLRVAWPSFVAWAREAIGEDETPRSAEEIADAAEALRRELERDPARRVDQEINELEHALERERERVQRSRAEALERAAEAIERAMGIAPQADPQSTEGAGEAGESESAPTVESVEGAPPELASERLREAWEEAQRARDAWREAAMRPGTPPEEVARLQTEAQRAQMEALRMAEQERGWREAQAQQEGGAPDEGDGSPDESESARPGDEGEQLARAIDRLDRAIGSMDRTDQDSGVPGPEVGQGLERASGEIGEHTPETAQALADAAAARERGDAQAMDRALERARESLRREAGRETRELAEARERLSRLHDQMAERAGESAREQLAQAGQEGQSGQEGQSGSEGQSGESGEAGQSGESGQSGEAGQSGESGQSGETGQSGEAGQSGESGQSGEAGQSGEAGQSGESGQSGEAGQSGESGQSGQAGRSGQSGQSGQSGQSGQSGQSGQSGQSGQGQSGQSGQAGQSGQAGQSGQQGQGQGEGQGQGQGQGEGQGQGQGQGEGQGQGQGQGEGQGQGQGQGEGQGQGQGQGQGQGQGEGQGQGQGQGEGQGQGQGQGEGQGQGEGQGQGQGGDGQGGASQPTHGWGSGAAGDPGLAAAQAAGASSEGVQVDPGTDPAQSAELGAQPDPMGLLPGASRLPGRGGMRMDAVTGGAAGEGSGVVGGSSGDAPRVGGGTRVPGSLRAYVQRYLRALQEGGGEQESGPR
- a CDS encoding AAA family ATPase, with amino-acid sequence MSEATKQIHVLNPFEHVRALCQRITRQVAERVVGQEEAVECVTAGLLLGGHVLMEGVPGVGKTLLARTLADVVHLKFHRVQFTPDLMPADVLGTYMVQTGPDGRPVMALQPGPLFSNIVLADEINRASPKTQSALLEAMQERQVSLGSSTHALPSPFFVVATQNPIDNEGTYPLPEAQLDRFLMKVMVRFPTEDEVMNIVARTAGGAEAAVQRVADAETILAAGKTIRTMPVADHVARYAVRLVFATHPDHKSAPACNRRYVKAGASPRAAQSVLAVAKFFALLDGRLNVAIDDVKRAAYPCLRHRILLNFDAIADEATTDSLIHQTLIELDRTKDDGGAAKAPAKKK